A single Fundulus heteroclitus isolate FHET01 chromosome 4, MU-UCD_Fhet_4.1, whole genome shotgun sequence DNA region contains:
- the LOC105916353 gene encoding BTB/POZ domain-containing protein KCTD12, translating into MAQSSTFPDVVELNVGGQVYVTRFDTLTAVPNSLLWVKFMQNTPAALPKDSKGRFFFDRDGFLFRYILDYLRDSELFLPEFFKERKRLQREADYFQLPELSRRLAAPSKDSSSAEDSGEPEEAELPSPVTPSSSPDRPPRSPGGCSGYITIGYRGTYTIGRDIQADAKFRRVARITVCGKISLAKEVFGETLNESRDPDRPPDKYTARYYLKYNFLEQAFDRLAEAGFHMVACSSTGTCSYGSNDPSEDKLWTSYTEYVFSR; encoded by the coding sequence ATGGCGCAAAGTTCAACTTTCCCTGACGTGGTGGAGCTCAACGTGGGCGGCCAGGTGTACGTGACCCGCTTCGACACGCTCACCGCGGTGCCCAACTCTCTGCTGTGGGTGAAGTTCATGCAGAACACCCCGGCCGCCCTGCCCAAAGACAGCAAGGGCCGCTTCTTCTTCGACCGGGACGGCTTTCTCTTCCGCTACATCCTGGACTACCTGCGCGACTCGGAGCTCTTCCTGCCGGAGTTCTTCAAGGAGAGAAAGCGGCTGCAGAGGGAGGCGGACTACTTCCAGCTGCCGGAGCTGTCGAGGCGGCTGGCGGCGCCCAGCAAAGACAGCTCCTCCGCGGAGGACAGCGGGGAGCCGGAGGAGGCAGAGCTCCCCAGCCCCGTCACCCCCTCCTCCTCGCCAGACAGACCTCCGCGCTCCCCGGGGGGCTGCTCCGGCTACATCACCATCGGCTACAGGGGCACCTACACCATCGGCAGAGACATCCAGGCGGACGCCAAGTTCCGCCGGGTCGCCCGGATCACCGTGTGCGGCAAGATCTCCCTGGCGAAGGAGGTTTTCGGGGAGACCCTGAACGAGAGCCGCGACCCGGACCGGCCGCCGGACAAATACACGGCCCGCTATTACCTGAAGTACAACTTCCTGGAGCAGGCGTTTGACCGGCTGGCGGAGGCCGGCTTCCACATGGTGGCCTGCAGCTCCACCGGGACCTGCTCATACGGCAGCAACGACCCGTCCGAGGACAAACTGTGGACCAGCTACACGGAGTATGTCTTCTCCCGAtga